CATCTGGCATGTGTGAAGGCGGCCGTATTGTTGATTATCTTCGCCATCTATTACCCGACCCAAGAACGGATGTGATTTTTGCTGGCTACCAAGCGCAAGGCACGTTAGGCGACGCTATTTTACGTGGTGAGTCGCATGTGTTGGTTGATGGAGAACTGGTCCCCGTGAATGCTCATATCCATGCGATGTCGGGTTATTCAGCCCACGCCGATAAAGCGGATTTACTGCGTTTTATTGAAGGCATTCCTACCGCACCCAAAGAGATTCACTTGATTCACGGCGAACCTCATACGCAAGATGAATTTGCCCAACAGCTACGGCGGTTAGGCTATCAAGTAAGTTAGTAGGTAGTCGCCATTGAATTCTCGTGATCGCACCGAGTTGCGAAAGGCGTTACGTCAACATCAGACTGAACCGGAAATTAAGCTTTGGTATTGTCTGCGGCGAAAGCAATTAGGCGTTAAGTTTCGACGCCAGCATAGCATCGGCCGATACATTGTGGATTTTTATTGCTCAGAACAAAAACTGGTTATCGAGCTGGATGGCGATAGCCATTTTTCCGACGCGGCAATAAATTACGATCATCAGCGAGATCAATTTATCCGCAACCAAGGCATGCAGGTTCTCCGCTTCACCAATCTCGAGGTAATGGAGAACATCGAAGGTGTCCTATTTATGATCCAACAAGCTTTGAATATTCAACCCGAATAGATCTAGTTTGCCGTGATCTGGAGATTTTCTGTATCCAAAACACCACGAAACCCACGGTTCGAGCACAATTAGCCGCCGCGAACTCGATCAGCCCCTCCTTCTTTAGATGGAGGGATGGGGAGGGAGCTAGCACGCGCCGAAGCTACTGCATTCGCGTTGTTTTTAGTTTTTTATTTTATATTTAGTAAAAATCAAACAAACCAAGTGTAAGTTCAATTTTTTGTATTTATTTGTATTAAATTCAGTGTCTTATGGATTTAATCTTTGGCTCCTGCGTATGATCCCCCCTCTAACTCCCCCCTTAAAACCAAGGGGGGAGGACCGGATCGAGTTCGTTGTGATTTTGGTGATTGCCGTCATGTTCAAGAACCGGATTGATTTGTAGCAATTGCTTGAAATTAAGCCAATTCTGATAGCGGATGTGGTTACAGTTTCAAGCATCACTGAATCCACAGCTCAAGCGCATTGGCCAAAGCGATCTCGATCTGGCCCCCTCCTTCTTTAGAGGGAGGGCTGGGGAGGGAGCTAGCGCGCGCCGAAGTTACTGTATTTTTTACCCCGTAAACACGATGCGGACATTCTTTTTCAGTCCGTTCGGGAGTGAGTCATGATTGACGATTAATCTCACCATGCTTGTTTGGATGTAGGTAATGATGCCAGCAGATATGTAGGTAATTAGATATTTCTCCAGATACCCATTATCTGGTAGTAGCGTGATAAACACGATGTGCCATAGATAAACCCAGATTGAGTTTTGGGCGATAAAGAAGACAGCGTTAGATATCTTCACCGCTTCAAGTGCAGCAACGATTTTGTCGCTAATCGACCATAAGATGATGAATGCGATAATGGAGTAAGAGAAATAGTAAAAAGAGGGCGGGTATTTGTAATCTTGGGTCGATATTGAGCTATCAGTAAAACTGAACAGATACCAGCGAGTGAGAATAAACGTTGCTGCCGCGATGACCAGAGTCCCTATCAGCTCCGTTTTCTTTAATTGATAGATACGTAGGCCGAACGCAAAAATTAAAGAGTAGGCCAGTACATAGTGACTGACTAGAGAGAGTAAACGTAACTTATCGCCTTGTATGTAAGGTAACGAATAGTAACGGAATAATTCATAAGCGATAGCAAGTATTGCTAGGGTAAGAAGAAATCGAACGTTGCTCCTTTCCTTTTGATTCCACCAGTACAAAAGTGGTGATACCAAAGCAACGAGGATGAAGACACGAATGATCCACACGTAGCCGATGCCATCGTATAGCAAATAGGATTTAACTATGGTTTCCAAATTAAGGGTTAATGTGCCGGGGAATACATAGGTCATCAGTAAAAAGAACATCGACAGAAATGCCCATACAGGCAGCACTAACCGCTTAAATCTTTTCCAAACATAGATGGTGAATTTTTCACTGTTTTTGAAACTAATCGCAAATGAAATGCCAGAGATGATGACCATAAGCGGCACGTCGAAGTTGCGAATTTGCATGATGACATCAGGAGGAGTGACATGAGCCAAAATAATCATGGACAGGCCAATGAACCTTAACAGATCAATTCTTTTGTCTCTCATTTTTTAACCTTATCAATATGAAGAAGCCTGGTAAGGCTATCACTCAAGATTTTTAGGACATCGAATTAGGGTGATTTTTTTGTTAACAATTTATCTATGGGGATCAGATCTCAAAATCGACATCAGGTTGTGTAACCCTCAGATTTGTTTGGAATGAATGTGACGTTTGCTGGCTAAGATATGGCGATCGATAGCTGGTTAAATGAACGAACATTACCACCATTATTACCAATAAAAACTAGAATGGTATCGGCTGTTCTTGGGTAATTAGTTCCTAATAAGAAATAGTTTGTATCCGAATAATTTCTTGAAGTGTGTCACATTTAGGGCTAAAAATGACATTCTATAAATAGGAATAAAAACAGCTCAACGGATATACATCTAATCTGCTCGAACTTATGTTTTACTTTGACAAAGTTATTGAGCGGGGTTCTCTATCCTGTCTTATACTCCTGATGCTTGATGACCAAAAAATAGTCAATAGGCTGTTGCCAAGCGATGAAGGAAGTGATTCCTCAAGACAGAAATCCACAGTACTCAACCGTATGTCGTCTTCCTTCGTCTCCTTTCTTTGGAGTCGTCTCTTTGAAGTCGAAGTGTGTTGCTGAGTGTGGAACGTATAAACCAGCGGCTGTCGTCCATTATCAATCAACAATATTTCATCCACCTTCGTTGGCGTAAAGCAAGAATGATGGATGCTTTGAAGGGATCAACAATGCAGGATTATGTCCAATATGTTTGAAGAAGTTGCATTAGGGGGCTTACTTTTTAGTCCACTCGTCTTATTTGCACCGTTGGCCTTTGTTCTTTCTTGGATAACGCGGGTTATTTTGTACAAAACAGGGCTTTACGCCAAAATTTGGCGAGCAGCTTGGTTCGAAGTCGGGCTGTATGTTTGTTATCTCGCTTTAGTCGTATATTTACTCGGGAGCTAATCATCATTATGGCAAAAACAGTTCGAATCTCTCTAACCTTAGTGGTTGTGGTGATTGCTTTTCTCGCTGGACATTGGGTCTGGCAACATTATCTATATTCTCCTTGGACTCGCGATGGGCGCGTCCGTGCTGATGTCATCACTATTGCCCCAGACGTTTCTGGGTGGGTCACTCATCTTAATGTTAGCGATAACCAAGACGTGAAAAAAGGCGATGTACTGTTTACGGTGGATGATACGCGTTACAAAGCATCGATTGCCGAATTAGAGGCGCAAGTTGAAAGTAATCAGTATTCACTTGAATTAGCTAAACATCAGTATGAACGCCGTAAGGCTCTGAGTAAAAACGGTAAGCTAGTTAGTGATGAAACGGCGGAAAGTGCTCGTATTCAAACTAAGCTTGCGGAAGCTGCGTTAGATTTAAGCCTCGCTAAATTGAATACAGCAAAAATAAACCTTGATCGTTCGGTAATTAAAGCACCTGCTGATGGCAGCATGATTAACTTAACGTTGCGTGAAGGCAATTATGTCAGCCAAGGTAAGTCGGTTTTATCGCTAGTGAAAAAAGATTCGTTATACGTTACTGGTTATTTTGAAGAAACAAAGTTACCGCTCATTCATGAGGGACAAAAAGCAACGATTACCTTGATGAGTGGCGGCAAACCATTGATGGGGACGGTAACGAGTATTGGTAAAGCCATCGCTGATTCTAATACCAATGGCAACACTCAATTGTTGCCTCAAGTTCAGCAAACCTTTAACTGGGTTCGCTTAGCACAGCGTATTCCTGTGGATATTCGTTTGGATGACATTCCAGAGGATGTTCATTTAAGTGCAGGGATGACGGTGTCGATTTATCTGCAAGATGACGCAGTGCCAGCGCTATGAAGCTTCTGTTTAACAGCATTTTCTTTCCTTCCAATCAGGCGGTGAAATTTGCATTGAAGGGAGTATTGGCGATGGCCGTCTCTCTTTATATTGCGATGTTTTTCAATTTAGACCGTCCTTATTGGGCGCTTATAGGGGCGATATTCTTACAGATTCGCCCTGAAAGTGGCCTAGTGATTGAAAAAGGGTTGTGCCAAATTATTGGGACTATTGCAGGTGGGTTATTTGCGATTTTTGTGTTGGAGTTTTTTGCTCCATATCCAGAAATTGCGATTGGTCTTCTCGCATTGTGGCTTGGGGTGAACGCTGCGCTTTCTGCGTTGGTGCGTCAAGTTAACCTTATTTATGCTTTTGCTATGGCAGGTATGACCGCTTGTTTGATTGTTCTGTTGGTGATGATCCAACCGGCAACGGCAAGTAGCCAAACTATCTTTCAGGTTGCTCAAGCTCGTGTCAGTGAGATTATTGTTGGGGTGATTTGTGCGGCACTGATTAGTACGTTGATCTGGCCTGTTCGGGTACGCGACGGACTAAAAATGCACGCGCGAAGTGTTATCAATCAGTCTCTCCACTATTTTACTCTTGAGCTTAATCCTGATGGCTCGCACGAAGAACGGCACAAATCGATCGATAGTATTTTGGAATCGCTTACTGCATTGAGTGACGATTCTAGTGCGGTTGCCTATGAAGGCCCTAATGGCCCAGGGCAAAGTCGAGCATCTAACTTGTTGACCAACAAAACACTCTCCTTGTTAGCACTCATCCAGATTTTTGGGCGTTTACAACGTAAACACACTGAGTTGGTGTCTGAGAATTTGCAGAATTTGCTCAATGAAATGCGTGATACCTTTGATGCTATGGAGCAGTCCCAAGATTATCGCGAGTGCTATGAGATGGCGCAAAAGTTGCGCCGTAAGCAAATTTATGCGGTCAATAACACCGTAAAAGAGACGGCGTTTGAGGCGCGAATGCATAAAATTGCCCTCGAACTCAGTGCGGAATTGATCATGGTATTGAAAGGGTACAATGCGCTATTAGAGGATCAATCGGTGTTGCTTAATGCTCCGCGAATTGTGTCTCACCGTGACTTTTTGGTGGGGTTAACAACGGGTTTGCGCAGTATGGTGATGTTTTTGGTCGGAGCGGGGTTGTGGATTGGCACTGGGGCGACGGCGGTATTGATGATGATGATTTTGCCCGTGGTCTTTTCCATTATGATGGCCCGTTTGCCGATGATGATTTTGACCATAGTGTTAAGGCGAATTTTGGTCGGCGTTGTGTTGGTTTTACCTGTCACTATCTTTATCGTAGTGCCGCTTTTGGCACAAAGTAGTGGTGACTTTGAGTTGTTGGTACTGGTGCTGGCTTTACCTTATTTTGTCGGTTTACTTGCTTTAGCGAACAGGCCAACTTTGCCTTATGGGCTGGGGATCAGTATTCCTTTCACTATCTTTGTAATGCCTAGTAGCAATATGAGCCGAGCGTTTGCCATTGATTCCACTGTGAGTAATGCAATGGCGATCTTTGTGGGGGTCACTTTGCTGTATTGGCTGTTTAAGTTAATTACCGGTCCAAGCTTGTCATTGATGATGGGAAGTTTGATTCGCAACACTTACCGCGACTTGATTGATGTTCCTCATAAAAAGGCGGGAGAGAGCTGGTTTAATGCGCGTATGGGTGACCGTTTGTTGCGTATCTCGACTTACGAGAAAGGGATGAGTCAACATCGCGATCTCACCGACTTGGCATTGACCGCACTAAACCTAGGGCATGTTTCGTTGCGTTTACGTAAGGTCATTCAAAGCAGTTGCGGTTCAGCGTTAGACGATGAGCTTGACCGCTGGCAAGTCGCATTGGCCGATGCTTTTATGCATTGCTATCGTGGCCAAGGTACTTCTTCTTATACTGATGCCTGCCATCACTTACTAAGTCAGTTACCTAAGGATCAGATTCCGACTGATAAGTATGAATTGATTCGCGGTAGTTTTGAAAGAATGTCCCTCACCTTTGAACGCACCTCAGCCACGATTGCTGAAAATCGTGCCCTAGCAAAAGCTCAAACGGCTTAGCTTCACTAATCACATAGATCGAGTGAGCTGTGGTTTTGTATTTACTACATACAAAAACACCACAGAACTTACGGTTCGAGCGCAATTAGCCGCCGCGAACGCGATCTGGCCCCCTCCTTCTTTAGAGGGAGGGCTGGGGAGGGAGCCAGCGCGCGCTGAAGTTACTGTATTTGTGATATTTTATAGTTTTTTGAATTGTATTTAGTAAAAGCCAAATAAAGCGCTTGTAAGAAAAGCTATTACAGCTAATTTTTATTTAATTCAGTGTGTTATGAAGATTATATTTAACTCCTGCGCATGATCCCCCCTCTAACTCCCCCCTTAAAACCAAGGGGGGAGGACCAGATCGAGTACGCTGCGATTTTGGTGCTTACCGCATGCCCGAGGACAGGATCGAGTTCGCTGTGGTTTTGGTGCTCACCGCATGCCGAGGACCAGATCGAGTTCGTTGTGATTTTGGTGCTTACCGCATGCCCGAGAACCAGATCGAGCACGCTGTGATTTTGGTGCTCACCGTACGCCCGAGGACCAGATCGAGTTTGCTGTGATTTGGGTATTTCCCGTATCCAAAACACCACAGAACCCACGGCTCGAGCGCATTTTCCGCAGCGAACGCGATCTGGCCCCCTCCTTCTTTAGAGGGAGGGCTGGGGAGGGAGTTAGCGCGCGCTGAAGTCGATGTGTTTGTGGTATTTTATAGTTTTTTGAATTGTATTTAGTAAAAGCCAAATAAAATACTTATAAGTAAAAGTATTATTGTTAATTGTTATTTAATTCAGTGTGTTATGAGGATAATCTTTAACTCCTGCGCATGATCCCCCCTCTAACTCCCCCCTTAAAACCAAGGGGGGAGGACCGGATCGAGCACGCTGCGATTTTGGTGCTTGCCATGATATTTATGTGCAGGTTTTAGAGCTTTTGGGTTGCTATGTTCCTGAAGCTATTTAAGCGTCTGGGGCTGTTTTAAATACAAAAAAAGCAGCCCGAAGGCTGCGTTCACTATGTAATATTCTATTGGGTAATTAAACGATATTCGGATTTAGTGAGAATCGCGTCTTCCAAAGGACCAATACCCTGTAAAGCGCTGTAGCCAAAGAAGTTTGGCTTAAAGCCTGCGCGCACGGCTTCTAAATCTTTTTGGCTGTCGCGACCAAAGGTTTGGTCATCTGATAGGCGATTAAGTAGAGTGCGATGGGTTTCATCTAGCGCGGTATCAAACTCGGTGTAACCTGCAACAGAAGAGTATAGATTGCTAAATTCGCCAGTGGCGTTTTCTTCCAAATAGTACGTGACCATGCGTGACATGGTTGAACGGAAGTCTTGTACACTTTCTTGTTGGCTAAACGTTGTGTTTAATAGGTCTGAGCCACCTGCGTGTTGGGCGGTATTAGGAATAAACCCTTCTGAAGGGAACACGAGGTAGGCCATTAGGGCATCATTTTTAGTGACAGCAGATAGAATGAACTTATCATCGCGGTAGTATTTGATGACATCACCACTGTACGAATGTTTGATGTAGACCGGAGCACCAAATGTTTCCTCTAAGATGCTATCTGATGCGCGAATATAAATTTTATTCAGTTTTTCTTGTGACGGTATGGTTGTGAATTGTGACAATCCAAAATCATAGAGTTTTTCGACGGCATCGGATGAATCATTAAAATTACCGAGAGCGATGATAACTAATGAACATAGGGTAATGATGGCTGCTACCCTTTGTCCGACGTTAAATTTTACTCCGCCAACTTCAACTTCTCTTTTTTCTTTTGGTGGATTATTTTCCGTAGTCATTATTTTTTGATCTCATCAATTGTATCTGATAGTGCTTCTTTGCCGTTTTCGATGGTGTCATTAACCTGCTCTTGGATAGATTCCATTCGGTCATTACCGACCACACCGGTGATCTCATCTTTGTATTGCACGCCAATATAGATACCAATAACGATAAGAATCAGAGCGATATATTTAAACATAACGTGCTTCCTGTTTGTTAAAGCAGAGGCCTTGTGACCTCTGCTGGTGGGAGGTGATTACTGGTAAAGAGCCATGCGTGAGCTGACTTTTTTCAGGTAGTTTTTAGTTTCGTCATAAGGGAGGTTTTCAATTAGATGTTGATAAACCTCATCTGGTGTCATTGAGTTAATAATGCCAGCAGCTTTGCGAATATTAGTGGAATGATCTTGGTTAAACGCACGTGCTACGTTACCTGCACCTGTGTTGTAAGCTGCGATGGTACAGAATGTACGGCTCTTTTCGTCTTTAATTGCGCTTAGGTATTTATCATTCAAAATATGCAAATAAGCAGTACCTGTTTCGACGTTTACTGGTGGCTGATACAACTCATCTGCTTTCATCGGTGCATCAATGTTACGGATGGTGCGGTTGACATCATAACCAGCGCTGCTTGGTACTACTTGCATAAGACCGTAAGCTGGCACGTGAGATTTCGCGTCAGGGCGGAATGAAGACTCACTGTGCATGATCGCCATCACTAGCGCCGGGTTGATATCGAACTCTTTGCTCTCAGAGTCGGCCATTGGACGATATTGCTCTGCGCGTTTTTTCAGGGCACCTTCTGGTAGCTTGATTGTGTAGCTAACCACTTTCATTGGCTTAGGTGTTGCAGCTTTCGATGTCGGCTTGGCCGGTGTGTCAGTAACACTCGGTTTTGTCGTCTCAGTCGCCTCTGGAGTAACGGGCTGTTGAGGTACTTTTGCAATTTGTTCTGATTGCTCAGTCATTGGTTCTACAGCTGCTGGCTTATCGTTAGTTTCTACGGTAGGCGTTTTGGCAACGGAAGTTTCTTTTACTTCAGGTTGTTGAACCTCTTTTGGCGTTTGAGCGGTTTGTGTTGGTTCTGTTGTTGGCGATGGTTCTGGTTCAACAACAGGTTCAGGAATGCCTAGCTCAGCTCGTTTAGCTTTGTACAAGGTACGTAATGCTTTTACTCGTTCTTGTGCATCCGCAACTAGTGCCATTTTTTTCTTATACGCGCGTTCATAGATGAACGAATCTGGAATGCCGGTATTAGAGTGAATGAGACGTTCAGCTTGATTATCCAGCTCATTCATTTGTGCTTCCGTTTGTTCAACAATGAAGTTGTACTCTTTTTTCTCTTGTTCTGCGGAATAATCCACTTCTTGTTGTGATACTTGACCGTCGGTCATGGCAAGCTTATCACCATCTAAGTCAACAGAAAGGTTACCCAACTGTTTTTGAGCCTCTTCTTCTGAGGTGTCTGCAGGAACTAAAACAGAAATCGTGGCGGTATTATTTTCGTAGTCGATGACTTTTTTTACCGCATCATTGTCGCTGTATTCGACCGAGGTTGTTTGGTCAGATACGTCACCAGTGCCCCATTTTTCAATGTGTTTGGCTTTTTCTGCATCAAGCTGAGCCGTGTAGTCATCACGCCACTGTTCATACTCGTCTAAGTAGTTATTCACATACTTATAGAATTCTTCGAGCTTTTGTTCATGAGTTTGATGTGATTGTGCAACTGCGGTATCGAGTTCAGCGAAAGGGTCGGTTGTTGACCATGAAGTCGGGCTAACCATCACGGTCATAAGTGCAAGGGTAATTGCAGAGAGTTTTGTATTTTTCACAGTGCTGTCCCAGCCAGAGAGAGTCCAAAGAGAAAGAGACCACGAAATCGCAGTCTCTTTGATACCCGACCTAGAGGTCATCACGGGGTAGCAAGGTGATATCTCTAGGTGGGTATGTCAGCTCATTACATTTTTTTCAATGAAGTTAGCGCGTTTTGTAGATCTTTTGCTGCTTTATCATCATTGAATTGTTTCCAAAGCTTGCTGTCGCTATTGGCGGCATCAACAACTTTGTTTACGTTAGCGTCGTAAGCGTTTTGGTCCATACCTACTAATACGTATAGGCCACCCGCTGGGCTTGCTTGGCTTACGATTAAACGGCTGTTGGTCAGTGAGCGAGTCACGATGTTTTTGGTCGCACTTTCAAACGATTCAACAACATTTTCATCAGCACCCGTTGCCGTGGTGGTTTTGGTGGTGCTTTCAATCGCTTGCTTGAACATGTTGTTAACGTCTGTTTGGAATTCAGCTGCCAAGTTAACACGTGCGTCATTAATCGCGATTTTACGCATGACGGACATACCAGCTACGCTTTTTTTCGCATAACCTGTTGCGCCGATAGCCAGGTCTTTTGGCATGACGTCACAAATCCAAGATGGTGCTTCAACTGTCGGTGAATCAGGGAAAGTACATTGTGCAAAGTTTTGTGCTTCTTCAATGGTCCCAGTGTTCACTGTTTTACAACCCGCTAGGGCAAGTGTGATAACACTCAGTGCGATTAGCTTTTTCATATGACCAACCTATTATTTTGTTAACTCTTTAGCTTGACACTCTAAATCTAATAGTGAGCACGCAGAGAATTTAAGTTTCGCAGAGTCACCTTCTTTGATTTTAAGAGCCAAATCTTCTTTGATTGCCACCCAAGAATAGTCTGGTTTTACTGCATCTGCTTGGTTATCAACAACGTAACCTTTACCGATTTCAAAGGTTTCTACACCTGCATCAGTTTTGTAACGGCTAGAGAAAACCACATCTGTTTTTGGTGCTACGTTACGTTTAGAACCTACACCAATACGAACCATTGGGCCGAATTGCTCACATTGACGCATTTCCAGTACAGGGGCGCTTGCTGCTAGCATATCCTTAAGATCGTTAGAGTATTTTACTGCTTCTTCAGCAGCGGCTACTGCCATGCTTGTATATGATGCATTGTTGATTGGGCAGCTAGAATTGCGGGTTTCAGTAGAGCGGTTTTCATCACCTTTAAGCTCTACACGCTTAACCAATTGCATATCTGGTAGTGAGTAGACTTTCATTACCCCTTTAACGTCTGCTTCAAAGTAACACTTCGCAGGAATTTTATGCCATTTCCCTTTTTTGTCTTTCCATGAAGAAGCTTCTTCAAAACGCTTACCTAACTCTGAAGAATTAATTTGTGTGATTACTGCGTAATCAGCAATTGGCACGCCTTTGCTGTTGTAACGACCACTTTGTTCTGCGAGTTTAATTTCAGATTTTAATTTGTTGGCAATTTTGCGGTCTACTAGGGTCGTCCCCGTGGCAACCACTTGACCCTCAAGTGCGTTAAGCATTGTTGCTTGAATACGTTTTAACGCTGGATCTTTAAAGTCTGCTTCAACAGGGAGCACGATAACTTTGCTTGATGTACTTGTTTTGGCAGGAACTGCAGATTTTTCCATTGGTACTTTCGTATCAGGTGTACAAACACCTTTAACAGCACAACCAGAAAGTAAAGTTACCACACCCAATGCCACTGCGGTTTGTTTGAACATAATAGACAACTCCATATTGTTATTTATTACCCGCCTAGTGCCGGGTTGTTTGTATGTATTTTTTGAATTTATTGTTATTTAAGGCCTAAAGCTGACCAAATGCCTTTCTCATTGATAATGTCTGAGAAATTGCGTTCGGAGCCTTCGTTGGCTAAATCGTAGCCAGACATTGAGTTACCCGTAGAGATGATTTCTTGAGTAGCAATGACATGGCGATTTTGATTATTGGTCAGACTCAGAGTGGTTACCTTGGTAGAGATATACGATGATGCCATAAAGGCACGCCGAAACTCTGAAGTCATTTTTAAGGTGTGAGTAGCTCTGCTATTTGCGCCCATTGTGGTCGCAATACCTTGTTCGTTTAGGGCGCGAGCAAGGAATTCTGCACTTTTTTTGTCGTGATATGAGCGCACAATGCGAATCAACATACGTGATTGCATGGTCGATTTTTTCTCGAGCAGGGTTTTGACTGAGGGTGCTGATGGGAGTGCTTGCCCTGAAGTTAAAGCAGATAACATCGCCATACGAACAATCACGCTATCACGATATTCATTGGCGTTTTTGTTTTCCATCCACCATATAAGCGGGTCTTGGTGTGTTAACGCATCAAGTTGTATTTTTGCCTGTTCATTGGTGTTGCGAATATCTGTTTTGAGCTGTTGGATAACCGTCTGTTTTTTTATTCTGGCTTGAACGAAGTAGGCGATGTCATTTTTGTCGTTTTTAGTATATTCAATACCAGTAAAGGTGACGTTAGCTGTTTTGCTATTAACGTTATTATCAACAACTGAATAATTGTTGGATTTGTCATTAAAGTTTTTTGCCACTTCCCGCATAGAGAACGACGAATTAACTTGAGTCCAAAGTTCGGAATTGATTTGGCTTAATGCTGATTGTTTAGCTGAATTAAGAGTACGTCCTTGTCCTACCGCTTGAATGTAATCGCTATTGGTTTCTTGTGGTGTGGTATACCAACTTGGTGGAGTCGTAGATTGACACGCACTAAGCACTAGCGCCAAAAAAGAAGGAGCAAGTAACTTTCTGATTTTTTTCATAATGAATAGACAACACTTAAGCCAAACGATGAATTATCTGTTCGAACGCCCTTATGATTTGAGCTTATCCTTGTGCGAACAGTGCATAGGTTGATGGTAAAACCACCAGCTATTTACATTTATTTACTGGTGAATGCTATCTATCAATGTAGCTAAATTAAATCTAAATTTTAGATCCATATCTAAAAATATGAACTTGATCAGATAATCAGTGTCCGAAAAGTGGAACTAACCCTAATTTATTTGGATTTTACGGTTGTTATTTGCTTGGAAATGTGTCGACGAATATATGGCGTCAATTCTTTGTCAAACCACTCGTTACGTTTTAGCCAAATATTATTTCGTGGTGATGGGTGAGGTAGGGGAATATAGTGTGGTGCCCAGCGTTGCCACTGTTTTACTGTTTCGGTCAGTGTCGCGGGTTTGTTGGGTAAATAATAGTTTTGGGCATAATTGCCCACTAATAGTGTTATCTCTATATTTGGAAGATAATTTAAGATTTTTTCGTGCCACATTGGTGCACATTCTTTGCGGGGTGGTTTGTCGCCGCTTTTCGCTTTTCCTGGATAACAAAAACCCATGGGCATGATCGCGATTTGGCTTTCATCATAAAACGTTTCTTTGTTCACTCCCATCCACACTCGTAAGCGGTCACCACTTGGATCATTCCATGGAATGGATGTGGCGTGTACGCGTGTCCCTGGTGCTTGACCGATGATGAGTATACGAGCACTTGATTGTGCCCGAATTACAGGGTTGGCTCCCAGGGGGAGGTGAGGTTCACATGCTCGACATTGACGAACTTCATTGAGTAGTTGCACCAGCATTAGTAACCTTTATCAAAGTCGATGGCGTTACTGAGCTGGAAACCGTCGTTCCATAACGTGTAATTGTGTACAAATTGTTCCACGACTTGGCTTGGGAAGCTGAGCGCGGCAATGTGTGGTGTTACGGTGATGGCATGGTGGTGCCAAAATGGATGTTCTGGATCGAGAGGTTCTTTATCAAACACATCTAAATAGGCGTGCTGAATATGGCCTTGGGCAATCGCATCAATTAAGTCTGGCTCAACGAGCGTCTTACCTCTTCCGACATTAAAAAGAATGGCATTTTGGCAATGTGATAAGGTCTCGATATTGAGTAGGCCTTGAGTCTCGTCGGTATTAGGGAGGGTGTTTACTACAATATCAGCATTAGTTAATGCGCTGGCGATTTCGCTGCGATGATAGATTTGACTAAATTGTCCCTCTTTAGGTGGAATGCCTGTACTGTTCACGCCAATAATCTTTAGTCCCATGCTGGCTGCGACTCGACTTAAATATCCACCAATTGATCCTGTGCCTAAAATCACCATTTCTTTGCCAATAATGGATTCGTATAAATGTGGTGTCCATTGCGCCGCTTCTTGCTGTTGGCGGT
This genomic window from Vibrio tritonius contains:
- a CDS encoding transglycosylase SLT domain-containing protein, whose amino-acid sequence is MTVMVSPTSWSTTDPFAELDTAVAQSHQTHEQKLEEFYKYVNNYLDEYEQWRDDYTAQLDAEKAKHIEKWGTGDVSDQTTSVEYSDNDAVKKVIDYENNTATISVLVPADTSEEEAQKQLGNLSVDLDGDKLAMTDGQVSQQEVDYSAEQEKKEYNFIVEQTEAQMNELDNQAERLIHSNTGIPDSFIYERAYKKKMALVADAQERVKALRTLYKAKRAELGIPEPVVEPEPSPTTEPTQTAQTPKEVQQPEVKETSVAKTPTVETNDKPAAVEPMTEQSEQIAKVPQQPVTPEATETTKPSVTDTPAKPTSKAATPKPMKVVSYTIKLPEGALKKRAEQYRPMADSESKEFDINPALVMAIMHSESSFRPDAKSHVPAYGLMQVVPSSAGYDVNRTIRNIDAPMKADELYQPPVNVETGTAYLHILNDKYLSAIKDEKSRTFCTIAAYNTGAGNVARAFNQDHSTNIRKAAGIINSMTPDEVYQHLIENLPYDETKNYLKKVSSRMALYQ
- a CDS encoding LPP20 family lipoprotein; the protein is MKKLIALSVITLALAGCKTVNTGTIEEAQNFAQCTFPDSPTVEAPSWICDVMPKDLAIGATGYAKKSVAGMSVMRKIAINDARVNLAAEFQTDVNNMFKQAIESTTKTTTATGADENVVESFESATKNIVTRSLTNSRLIVSQASPAGGLYVLVGMDQNAYDANVNKVVDAANSDSKLWKQFNDDKAAKDLQNALTSLKKM
- a CDS encoding LPP20 family lipoprotein, whose amino-acid sequence is MKKIRKLLAPSFLALVLSACQSTTPPSWYTTPQETNSDYIQAVGQGRTLNSAKQSALSQINSELWTQVNSSFSMREVAKNFNDKSNNYSVVDNNVNSKTANVTFTGIEYTKNDKNDIAYFVQARIKKQTVIQQLKTDIRNTNEQAKIQLDALTHQDPLIWWMENKNANEYRDSVIVRMAMLSALTSGQALPSAPSVKTLLEKKSTMQSRMLIRIVRSYHDKKSAEFLARALNEQGIATTMGANSRATHTLKMTSEFRRAFMASSYISTKVTTLSLTNNQNRHVIATQEIISTGNSMSGYDLANEGSERNFSDIINEKGIWSALGLK
- a CDS encoding uracil-DNA glycosylase family protein; its protein translation is MLVQLLNEVRQCRACEPHLPLGANPVIRAQSSARILIIGQAPGTRVHATSIPWNDPSGDRLRVWMGVNKETFYDESQIAIMPMGFCYPGKAKSGDKPPRKECAPMWHEKILNYLPNIEITLLVGNYAQNYYLPNKPATLTETVKQWQRWAPHYIPLPHPSPRNNIWLKRNEWFDKELTPYIRRHISKQITTVKSK
- a CDS encoding D-2-hydroxyacid dehydrogenase, producing MNNFQHQLYILTEHDDLYRQSIERLQLDNLQITEDKAQATILLAAPPMAAPCIDEFPKLEWLQSVYAGVDALVIDPKRTDYELTNIKGIFGQLISEYVIGYIINHYRHFPLYRQQQEAAQWTPHLYESIIGKEMVILGTGSIGGYLSRVAASMGLKIIGVNSTGIPPKEGQFSQIYHRSEIASALTNADIVVNTLPNTDETQGLLNIETLSHCQNAILFNVGRGKTLVEPDLIDAIAQGHIQHAYLDVFDKEPLDPEHPFWHHHAITVTPHIAALSFPSQVVEQFVHNYTLWNDGFQLSNAIDFDKGY